The following are encoded together in the Aerococcus mictus genome:
- a CDS encoding amino acid ABC transporter permease: MRFDLNILWDTILVVLQAVPRVLLLALVVLILGIGLGALIALVRRRRIPILDQLLEIFISYMRGVPLIVHLFIIRYSLPNVAASFMNLLGFGMEPNDFPNILLIIVAFTLLEAAIESENIRGALNAVSKDQVEAALSIGMTKKQSLQRIIFPQALTVAIPLFLNAYLKAIKIQSLAFTVGVVDILTQARFAAALSYHYLESYLAAALVYWLICGLLQVAFDHLSQKISFEKGV; the protein is encoded by the coding sequence ATGCGCTTTGATCTTAATATTTTATGGGACACCATTTTAGTGGTCTTACAGGCGGTTCCCCGGGTCCTCTTATTAGCCCTGGTTGTCTTAATACTAGGTATCGGCTTAGGGGCTTTAATTGCCTTAGTTCGACGTCGGCGGATTCCGATTCTTGACCAATTATTAGAAATTTTTATTTCCTATATGCGGGGCGTTCCCCTCATTGTGCATCTATTTATTATCCGCTATAGTTTACCAAATGTAGCGGCTAGTTTTATGAACCTGCTTGGTTTTGGTATGGAGCCTAATGACTTTCCTAATATCTTGCTCATTATCGTTGCCTTTACCTTATTAGAAGCGGCCATTGAGTCGGAAAATATTCGTGGGGCCCTCAATGCGGTCAGTAAGGACCAAGTGGAGGCGGCCTTATCTATCGGAATGACTAAAAAGCAAAGCTTACAACGGATTATCTTTCCCCAAGCCCTAACAGTTGCCATTCCACTCTTTTTAAACGCTTATCTGAAGGCCATTAAGATCCAGTCCCTAGCTTTCACTGTGGGTGTGGTTGACATTCTTACTCAAGCCCGCTTTGCCGCCGCCTTGTCCTACCATTATCTAGAGTCTTACCTGGCAGCGGCCCTCGTTTATTGGTTAATTTGTGGCCTCTTGCAGGTCGCCTTTGACCACTTGAGTCAGAAGATTTCATTTGAGAAAGGAGTCTAG
- a CDS encoding amino acid ABC transporter permease gives MDFGFIINILPTLLKTLPLTLFVFVLALVGSLLLAVIVASLQLKEIPIVDPLLRIYSSFMRSTPGIIHLFVAYYGIPFILRPFHISLGTNSQVTAAIIALVAYNGAFMAEIIRPAYLAVGQDQKEAALSLGMTAWQRNWRIIFPQIIPIALPSLTTAVIDLLKDTSLLFLIGLVDLMGQAEIIIANNYGLYQVEVYFAIALIYWAMSSLLILISKLLENRYAMIWRRED, from the coding sequence ATGGATTTTGGATTTATTATTAACATACTCCCCACCCTCCTAAAGACCTTGCCGCTAACTTTGTTTGTCTTTGTTCTTGCCTTAGTTGGGTCCTTATTGCTGGCTGTTATTGTGGCCAGTTTACAGTTGAAAGAGATTCCCATAGTCGACCCGCTTTTAAGGATATACTCCTCCTTTATGCGGTCAACCCCTGGGATTATCCACCTTTTCGTGGCCTATTATGGGATTCCTTTTATTTTACGTCCCTTTCATATCTCATTGGGGACCAATAGCCAGGTAACGGCAGCCATTATAGCCTTGGTGGCTTATAACGGGGCCTTTATGGCTGAAATTATTCGTCCCGCCTATCTGGCTGTTGGCCAAGACCAAAAGGAAGCGGCCCTGAGTTTGGGGATGACTGCCTGGCAAAGAAATTGGCGGATTATTTTCCCACAAATTATCCCCATTGCCTTGCCTTCTTTAACGACAGCTGTCATCGACTTGTTAAAGGATACCTCCTTACTTTTCCTTATTGGTTTAGTCGACCTGATGGGGCAGGCAGAAATTATTATTGCCAATAACTACGGTCTTTACCAGGTAGAAGTCTACTTTGCTATTGCCCTCATTTATTGGGCCATGTCATCATTATTGATCTTAATCAGTAAGTTGCTGGAAAATCGTTACGCTATGATTTGGAGAAGGGAGGACTAG
- a CDS encoding transporter substrate-binding domain-containing protein, which translates to MKTLKTFIIVLAGLFLAACGNNQGGSESGAKTVTVAVENASKPLSFTDEKGNLTGYEVELIQALDEAMPEYNINIESVDSEAAQVGLETGQYDFIGGGLYKNPERESMYLFPEKHTGASVIEIYKRADDDSIQSLDDLTDKKVHPVTPNGGIFNLLTAYNEAHPDNQIDIQLGESGSFAERFQAVDKGESDAVVMPSNLGADQIIEELGLNVNTADQPVQVKATYFMIAPDREDLKEALDKAIQQLADEGKLQELSEKWYGKNIFDYEISEEN; encoded by the coding sequence ATGAAAACATTAAAGACTTTTATCATTGTACTAGCAGGCCTCTTTTTAGCAGCCTGCGGAAATAACCAAGGGGGATCCGAATCCGGAGCCAAAACCGTGACTGTTGCGGTGGAAAATGCGTCAAAGCCCTTATCTTTTACCGATGAAAAGGGGAATTTAACCGGCTATGAAGTTGAGCTGATCCAAGCCTTAGATGAAGCGATGCCGGAATATAATATTAATATTGAAAGTGTTGACTCTGAAGCTGCCCAAGTCGGTTTGGAAACAGGACAATATGATTTTATCGGTGGAGGACTCTACAAGAACCCTGAACGTGAATCCATGTACCTCTTCCCAGAAAAACATACTGGAGCCAGCGTGATCGAAATTTACAAACGCGCTGATGATGATTCCATTCAAAGTTTAGACGATTTAACCGATAAGAAGGTCCACCCGGTAACGCCGAATGGGGGAATCTTTAACTTATTAACCGCTTATAATGAAGCCCACCCTGACAATCAAATTGATATTCAATTGGGTGAATCTGGCTCTTTTGCGGAACGCTTCCAAGCAGTTGACAAGGGTGAATCCGATGCTGTTGTCATGCCATCCAACCTGGGTGCCGATCAAATTATCGAAGAATTAGGCTTAAATGTGAATACAGCTGACCAACCTGTTCAAGTTAAAGCTACTTACTTTATGATTGCCCCTGACCGGGAAGATTTAAAAGAAGCTCTGGACAAGGCGATCCAACAACTAGCGGATGAAGGAAAATTACAAGAACTTTCAGAAAAATGGTATGGAAAGAACATTTTCGACTATGAAATCAGTGAAGAAAATTAA
- a CDS encoding amino acid ABC transporter ATP-binding protein, translating into MLRLENIHKTFADKEVLKGIDLTVNDGEVVAIIGPSGTGKTTLLRTINFLDPADRGNIQLNDLTVAADQATKQEITEIRRRTAMVFQNYSLFKNKTVLENVTEGLITVQGKSAESAEKIAKVELDQVGMLDHLDKYPSQLSGGQAQRVGIARAVALKPEILLLDEPTSSLDPERSAELLKILQEIARTGVTMLITTHEMDFAKYVSSQVVFMENGEIVESGSPQQIFSAAKEVRTRDFVNKIQHPFLAESEENN; encoded by the coding sequence TTGCTGCGCCTAGAGAACATTCACAAAACTTTCGCTGATAAGGAAGTTTTAAAGGGAATTGACTTAACCGTCAATGACGGGGAAGTGGTTGCTATCATTGGCCCCAGTGGTACCGGAAAAACCACCTTATTAAGAACCATTAATTTCCTTGATCCCGCTGACCGTGGAAATATCCAGCTCAATGACTTGACTGTGGCAGCTGATCAAGCGACCAAGCAAGAAATTACTGAAATCCGCCGGCGGACGGCTATGGTTTTTCAAAATTATAGCCTCTTTAAAAATAAAACCGTTTTAGAGAACGTGACAGAAGGTCTAATTACAGTCCAGGGCAAGAGTGCTGAAAGTGCTGAAAAAATTGCCAAGGTAGAATTAGACCAGGTGGGCATGTTGGATCATTTAGACAAGTATCCCAGCCAGTTATCTGGAGGTCAGGCCCAGCGCGTAGGAATTGCCCGGGCAGTGGCTCTAAAACCTGAAATTTTACTTTTAGATGAACCAACCTCGTCACTGGACCCAGAACGCTCGGCAGAATTGTTGAAGATTCTCCAAGAGATTGCCCGGACCGGGGTTACTATGTTGATTACTACCCATGAAATGGATTTTGCTAAATACGTTTCTTCCCAGGTTGTCTTCATGGAAAATGGTGAAATTGTTGAATCGGGAAGTCCCCAACAGATTTTTTCAGCAGCTAAGGAAGTCCGTACGCGAGACTTTGTCAATAAGATCCAACATCCCTTTTTAGCCGAAAGTGAGGAGAATAACTAA
- a CDS encoding pyridoxamine kinase, giving the protein MKNILIVHDISCYGKCSSTVALPILAMMELAGTLLPTSLLSTHTGPGFEGYTYLDLSDEMAKIVDHWQSFGLTFDAVYVGYLGSIEQIDFLIEKLPQLIKSGGKIYLDPVMADQGKFYPGFDEAYAKAMRKLCDIADVIMPNQTEAAFIYDFPYQEGLAGYQSAKDLAALINQDSDQPTSLVLTGVGYDGDQQTGAYYYDADNETEGLIQADFVGGLFHGTGDIFASIFVGARENGASLKASTALAVETLPKILQASIDNPNIHQDGLDFEKACPDLNRFVHELKN; this is encoded by the coding sequence ATGAAGAATATTTTAATCGTCCATGATATTTCCTGCTACGGTAAGTGTTCTTCAACAGTAGCCTTACCTATCTTAGCCATGATGGAATTAGCGGGGACCTTACTTCCCACCTCACTCTTGTCAACCCACACGGGGCCAGGCTTTGAAGGCTATACCTATCTGGATCTCAGTGATGAAATGGCTAAAATTGTTGATCACTGGCAATCTTTTGGATTAACATTTGACGCCGTTTATGTCGGTTATTTAGGCAGTATTGAACAAATTGACTTCTTAATTGAGAAATTACCTCAATTAATTAAGTCCGGTGGAAAAATTTACCTGGATCCAGTCATGGCTGACCAGGGCAAGTTTTATCCCGGCTTTGATGAGGCCTATGCCAAGGCCATGCGCAAGCTATGTGATATTGCTGATGTGATCATGCCCAATCAAACCGAGGCAGCCTTTATCTATGACTTTCCCTATCAAGAAGGCCTGGCCGGTTATCAAAGCGCTAAAGACTTAGCTGCTTTAATCAACCAGGACAGTGACCAGCCAACTTCACTGGTTCTCACTGGGGTAGGTTATGATGGTGATCAACAGACCGGGGCCTATTACTATGACGCTGACAATGAGACTGAGGGTCTGATTCAGGCTGATTTTGTCGGCGGACTTTTCCATGGAACTGGTGATATCTTTGCTTCTATATTCGTTGGCGCCCGTGAAAATGGGGCCTCGCTCAAAGCAAGTACCGCCTTAGCCGTGGAAACCCTGCCCAAAATTCTCCAAGCCTCAATCGACAATCCCAATATTCACCAAGATGGCCTGGACTTTGAAAAAGCTTGCCCCGACCTTAACCGCTTTGTCCATGAATTAAAAAATTGA
- the leuS gene encoding leucine--tRNA ligase: MAYNHKTIEKKWQKYWKDNMSFKTLEDKSLPKFYALDMFPYPSGQGLHVGHPEGYTATDIVSRMKRAQGYNVLHPMGWDAFGLPAEQYALDTGNDPAEFTQANIGVFKKQIESLGFSYDWDREIDTTDPEYYKWTQWIFTKLFEKGLAYEDEIMVNWCEALGTVLANEEVIDGLSERGNHPVVRRPMKQWVLKITAYADRLLDGLDDLDWPESIKEMQRNWIGRSEGADVTFKVADTDKEFEVFTTRPDTLYGATYCALAPEHPLIKQIVSEGQKQAVADYVEAASHKSDLERTDLAKEKTGVFTGDYAVNPLNGDKLPIWVADYVLVSYGSGAVMAVPAHDQRDYEFAQQFDLPIKAVIEGGDIEKEAYTGDGVHIHSEELDGLGKDEAIQKAIEILEDKGAGQAKTSYRLRDWVFSRQRYWGEPIPVIHWEDGTTTAVPEADLPVLLPEGKDIKPSGTGESPLANFEDWLNVYDEETGLHGKRETNTMPQWAGSSWYFIRFCDPKNKEALISQEAADYWMNVDLYIGGAEHAVLHLLYARFWNMFLYDLGVVPTEEPFQKLFNQGMILGEGHEKMSKSKGNVVNPDDIVERYGADTLRLYEMFMGPLDASIAWSEDGLAGARRFLERVWRLFIDSDDQLRDRITTIDTGELDKVYNQTVKKVTEDLEKLHFNTAISQMMVFVNEANKAESIPYDYAKGFVQLLAPIAPHLGEELWQRLTGEAGISYVPWPSYDESQLVEESIEIVVQVNGKIKERLQVASGLSQEELSQAAKDSDKVQAAIAGKDVVKVIAVPDKLVNIVVK, from the coding sequence ATGGCTTATAACCACAAGACAATAGAGAAAAAATGGCAAAAATATTGGAAAGACAATATGAGCTTTAAAACCTTAGAGGACAAGTCCTTGCCTAAGTTTTATGCATTGGATATGTTCCCTTATCCTTCCGGTCAAGGGCTCCATGTGGGGCACCCAGAAGGTTATACAGCAACCGATATTGTTTCGAGAATGAAGCGAGCCCAAGGTTATAATGTTCTCCATCCAATGGGGTGGGACGCTTTTGGTTTACCAGCGGAACAATATGCCCTCGATACCGGTAATGACCCCGCTGAATTTACCCAAGCCAATATCGGTGTCTTCAAGAAACAAATTGAATCCCTCGGTTTTTCCTATGACTGGGACCGTGAAATTGACACTACTGACCCAGAATATTATAAGTGGACCCAATGGATCTTCACCAAACTCTTTGAAAAGGGTCTAGCTTATGAAGACGAAATCATGGTTAATTGGTGTGAAGCCTTGGGGACGGTTCTGGCAAATGAAGAAGTGATTGACGGCTTGTCTGAACGGGGCAACCATCCTGTGGTTCGACGTCCGATGAAGCAATGGGTATTGAAGATTACTGCTTATGCTGACCGTCTCTTGGATGGTTTAGACGACTTGGATTGGCCAGAAAGCATTAAGGAAATGCAACGAAACTGGATTGGTCGTTCTGAAGGGGCCGATGTGACCTTTAAGGTGGCGGATACTGACAAAGAGTTTGAAGTCTTTACCACCCGTCCTGATACCCTTTACGGGGCAACTTACTGTGCTTTAGCCCCAGAACATCCATTAATCAAGCAAATTGTCAGCGAAGGCCAAAAACAAGCGGTGGCTGACTATGTTGAAGCAGCCAGCCATAAGTCTGACTTAGAACGTACCGATCTCGCTAAGGAGAAGACTGGGGTATTTACTGGGGACTACGCGGTTAACCCACTCAACGGGGACAAGCTCCCTATCTGGGTGGCCGACTATGTCTTGGTTTCTTATGGGAGCGGTGCCGTCATGGCTGTTCCTGCCCATGACCAAAGGGACTACGAATTTGCTCAGCAATTTGACCTTCCAATTAAAGCCGTCATCGAAGGTGGCGACATTGAAAAAGAAGCCTACACTGGCGATGGGGTCCACATTCATTCAGAAGAATTGGATGGTTTAGGCAAGGATGAAGCCATTCAAAAAGCCATTGAAATCTTAGAAGACAAGGGCGCTGGCCAAGCTAAGACCTCTTACCGTCTCCGTGACTGGGTCTTCTCACGTCAACGCTACTGGGGGGAACCAATTCCTGTTATCCATTGGGAAGATGGGACCACCACTGCAGTTCCTGAAGCAGACTTACCGGTCTTGTTACCAGAAGGCAAGGATATAAAACCATCAGGTACTGGCGAATCCCCACTCGCAAACTTTGAAGACTGGCTTAACGTTTATGATGAAGAAACTGGCCTCCACGGGAAGCGCGAAACCAACACCATGCCACAATGGGCGGGGTCAAGCTGGTACTTTATTCGCTTCTGTGATCCTAAGAATAAGGAAGCTCTCATTAGTCAAGAAGCAGCCGACTATTGGATGAATGTTGACCTTTATATCGGTGGGGCAGAACATGCTGTTCTTCACCTTCTCTATGCGCGTTTCTGGAACATGTTCCTCTATGACTTAGGAGTAGTGCCTACCGAAGAACCCTTCCAAAAACTCTTTAACCAAGGGATGATCCTCGGGGAAGGTCATGAAAAAATGTCTAAATCAAAAGGCAATGTGGTCAACCCTGATGATATTGTTGAACGTTATGGGGCCGATACCTTACGCTTGTATGAGATGTTTATGGGACCTTTGGATGCCTCAATTGCCTGGAGCGAAGATGGCTTAGCGGGGGCTAGACGCTTCCTGGAAAGAGTCTGGCGTCTATTTATCGATAGTGATGACCAATTACGGGATCGAATTACTACCATTGATACGGGTGAATTAGACAAGGTTTACAATCAAACCGTCAAGAAAGTCACTGAAGACCTGGAAAAATTACACTTCAATACGGCCATTTCGCAAATGATGGTCTTTGTCAATGAAGCTAATAAGGCAGAAAGTATTCCGTACGACTATGCCAAGGGCTTTGTCCAATTACTGGCTCCAATTGCGCCTCACTTGGGAGAAGAATTGTGGCAACGTCTAACCGGTGAAGCTGGAATTTCTTATGTGCCATGGCCAAGTTACGACGAAAGTCAATTAGTCGAAGAAAGTATCGAAATTGTGGTCCAAGTGAACGGTAAAATTAAGGAACGTCTCCAAGTGGCTAGCGGCCTTAGCCAAGAGGAATTAAGTCAAGCAGCCAAAGACTCCGACAAGGTCCAAGCAGCAATTGCTGGTAAGGACGTAGTGAAGGTGATTGCTGTTCCTGATAAATTGGTTAATATTGTGGTCAAATAG
- a CDS encoding histidine phosphatase family protein — translation MQAIHYYFIRHGETEANQNKLAGQEKVQGWTDTPLTRVGRAQMADLADHFKNIPLDLAYSSDMPRSQTSAQILLSSQPQSLIATPLKEFREIYYGGMEGQPIEVAWPESLQEMVHHMREEGIPQSQFVPNVIDGISHRDPEGLAEDFMTFWNRLESGMMQVHDEALEYRLDHMKPEINVAIISHHTPISAFLHEVLADFDLADVLDYGHYAHVSYHDGFYELIEWNMS, via the coding sequence ATGCAAGCCATACATTATTACTTTATCCGCCATGGAGAGACCGAAGCCAACCAAAACAAGCTGGCTGGTCAAGAAAAAGTACAAGGCTGGACCGATACCCCCCTAACCCGGGTAGGTCGAGCACAAATGGCCGATTTAGCTGACCACTTTAAAAATATTCCTTTGGATTTAGCCTACTCCAGTGACATGCCAAGGAGTCAAACAAGTGCGCAAATCCTCTTATCGAGTCAGCCTCAAAGCCTGATAGCAACTCCCTTAAAAGAATTTCGTGAGATTTATTACGGCGGTATGGAAGGCCAGCCCATCGAAGTAGCCTGGCCCGAAAGCTTGCAGGAAATGGTCCACCACATGCGAGAAGAAGGCATCCCTCAATCACAATTTGTGCCTAATGTTATTGATGGCATTAGCCACCGTGATCCTGAAGGCTTAGCTGAAGATTTTATGACCTTTTGGAATCGCCTAGAAAGTGGGATGATGCAGGTTCATGATGAAGCTTTAGAATACCGCCTAGACCATATGAAACCCGAAATCAATGTCGCCATCATCTCCCACCATACCCCGATCTCTGCCTTCCTGCACGAGGTCTTGGCTGATTTTGACTTAGCCGATGTGCTAGACTATGGTCACTATGCCCATGTTTCCTACCATGATGGTTTCTATGAACTCATCGAGTGGAATATGAGTTAA
- a CDS encoding bifunctional folylpolyglutamate synthase/dihydrofolate synthase, translating into MDYEEFEKDLPVLERGKWTLGLDHIRDLMAVFDNPQDKLPTVHIAGTNGKGSTASMIARTLQLAGYKVGLYTSPSLVSFNERIRINGENIADEKLQAMKDYMKEKLAGTKIQCSEFELFTAMAWLIFYHEGCDIIVLEVGLGGRLDATNLVKSPLVSVITKIALDHENILGHTISEIAKEKAGIIKYYTPVVVYPYPKEAIEVLSATAERQGAPLKTIDTESIEDIHPENRQQVFTYKGENYHLNLLGKHQVLNACLAIEALAEIKRAGFNVELKQIKEGLQTVSWPGRFEWVHQDPEIIIDGSHNLDGVRAMRHAVEDYFPNIPRLAITGMLRDKDVYRMLGEVVHLFDEIVTITPDSDRAMTANELTKAAHMVTGLQKVNTYTAKNNEDAMSYARRWADQQEGDCLICVFGSLYLVGELRELVFESFEADQ; encoded by the coding sequence ATGGATTATGAAGAATTTGAAAAAGATTTACCGGTCTTAGAGCGGGGCAAGTGGACCCTGGGTCTAGACCATATTCGCGACCTCATGGCGGTCTTTGATAATCCCCAAGACAAATTGCCTACTGTCCATATCGCCGGCACCAATGGCAAGGGCTCAACCGCCTCAATGATTGCTAGGACCCTCCAATTAGCTGGCTATAAGGTAGGTTTGTATACCTCACCATCCTTAGTGAGTTTTAATGAGCGTATTCGGATTAACGGGGAGAATATCGCTGATGAAAAGCTGCAAGCCATGAAAGACTACATGAAGGAAAAACTTGCCGGCACTAAGATTCAATGCAGCGAGTTTGAGTTATTTACCGCCATGGCTTGGTTGATCTTTTACCATGAAGGCTGCGATATTATTGTTCTAGAAGTAGGCTTAGGTGGTCGCTTGGATGCCACCAACCTGGTAAAGAGTCCCTTAGTCAGTGTGATTACTAAGATTGCCTTAGACCATGAAAATATTCTGGGCCATACCATTTCAGAAATTGCTAAGGAAAAAGCGGGTATTATTAAGTACTATACCCCGGTCGTGGTTTACCCCTATCCAAAAGAGGCGATTGAAGTTTTAAGTGCGACTGCTGAACGTCAAGGGGCTCCTTTGAAGACGATTGATACAGAAAGTATTGAGGATATTCACCCGGAAAACCGTCAGCAAGTTTTTACTTATAAGGGAGAAAATTATCACCTTAACTTATTGGGTAAACACCAAGTGTTGAATGCCTGCTTGGCGATTGAGGCTTTAGCTGAAATTAAACGAGCTGGTTTTAATGTAGAGCTCAAGCAGATAAAAGAAGGCTTACAGACAGTTTCTTGGCCAGGACGCTTTGAATGGGTTCACCAAGATCCAGAAATTATTATTGATGGCAGCCATAATTTAGATGGGGTCCGGGCCATGCGTCATGCGGTTGAGGATTATTTCCCTAATATTCCCCGCCTAGCCATTACCGGTATGCTAAGAGACAAAGATGTTTACCGGATGTTAGGAGAAGTTGTTCACTTATTTGATGAGATTGTCACCATTACCCCTGATTCAGACCGGGCCATGACAGCTAATGAACTCACTAAGGCGGCCCATATGGTCACGGGTCTCCAAAAGGTAAACACCTACACTGCTAAGAATAATGAAGACGCTATGTCCTATGCCAGACGATGGGCTGACCAGCAGGAAGGGGACTGCCTTATCTGTGTCTTTGGCAGCCTTTACCTTGTTGGTGAATTAAGAGAGCTAGTCTTTGAATCCTTTGAAGCCGACCAATAA
- a CDS encoding nucleoid-associated protein — MIIKEAILHIYDQNINQGVMSELPLAVDSNHLFKYMNALIDKVWVTDKKKRGIFPADNEKYQQFQAAAADFIPNSQALASQWFQFIQLNADIPAADLLWLRFSDDQGEDYLAAFKLNHNESYTHNLVYNDDNVQNDLIIHKNILPSAKQAIDEGIVVNLASGQYDLVEKKHEIESLGEKVNYFSELYLKVPTKPSAKESIQAIKKAVEKTAHTYDEPVYQSLAKAKDILYHEMSGEEGFSNERIADYLYEDNLAKKQSYLEETQTFPFDNDMMQEVESIPTKLQRQKLKLDNGIEITIPLDLFYDPDVIELSNNPDGTISVTIKNIESIKNMF, encoded by the coding sequence TTGATTATTAAAGAAGCAATCTTACATATCTATGATCAAAACATTAACCAGGGGGTCATGTCTGAACTTCCCTTAGCCGTTGATAGTAATCATTTATTTAAATACATGAATGCCTTAATTGATAAGGTCTGGGTTACCGATAAGAAGAAGCGGGGGATCTTTCCAGCTGATAATGAAAAATACCAGCAATTTCAAGCAGCTGCAGCAGACTTTATTCCCAATAGCCAAGCCTTGGCTAGTCAATGGTTTCAATTTATCCAATTAAATGCAGATATTCCTGCGGCTGACTTACTCTGGCTGCGTTTTTCTGATGACCAAGGTGAGGATTACCTGGCGGCCTTTAAGCTCAACCACAATGAGTCCTATACCCATAACTTGGTCTATAATGATGACAATGTTCAAAATGATCTCATTATCCACAAAAACATCCTGCCATCTGCCAAACAGGCCATTGATGAAGGCATCGTAGTTAATTTAGCCAGTGGCCAATATGACTTGGTGGAAAAGAAACATGAGATTGAAAGTCTAGGGGAAAAGGTCAATTATTTTAGTGAATTGTACCTCAAGGTGCCGACCAAGCCCAGTGCCAAGGAAAGTATCCAAGCCATCAAGAAGGCCGTTGAAAAGACGGCTCACACTTATGATGAACCGGTCTACCAATCCCTCGCCAAGGCTAAAGATATCCTCTACCATGAAATGAGTGGGGAGGAAGGCTTTTCCAATGAGCGGATTGCTGACTATCTCTACGAAGATAACCTGGCTAAGAAACAATCCTATTTGGAAGAAACCCAGACTTTCCCTTTTGACAATGACATGATGCAAGAAGTTGAAAGCATTCCTACAAAACTCCAAAGGCAAAAATTGAAACTGGATAATGGCATTGAAATCACCATCCCCCTCGACTTGTTCTACGATCCCGACGTCATTGAATTAAGCAATAACCCCGACGGAACAATCAGTGTCACCATCAAAAACATCGAATCCATAAAAAATATGTTTTAA
- a CDS encoding UTP--glucose-1-phosphate uridylyltransferase: protein MTIKKAVIPAAGLGTRFLPITKATAKEMLPLMDKPVIQFIVEEVLASGIEEILIVTGRNKRSIEDHFDSNYELEQNLTEKGKEDLLEMVQSSTLHNIQFKRQHYPKGLGDAILQAKSFVGNEPFLLTLGDNIMVSDKPASKQVMEIADRYQATAILTQAVSNQEAKHYGIVDEASSRSGDVYDISGLVEKPTDPNYDPAMAICGRYVLTPDIFSAIEAVGVNPQSGEIELTDALNLLAKDQAVLSTHFHGQWYEVGEPLGLIEASIQYALHHEETSQGLNDYLKQEIIPRLKAEK from the coding sequence ATGACCATTAAGAAGGCAGTAATCCCGGCAGCAGGTTTGGGGACGCGTTTCCTCCCTATTACCAAAGCCACTGCCAAAGAAATGCTTCCTTTGATGGATAAGCCAGTCATTCAATTTATTGTTGAAGAAGTGCTGGCCAGTGGAATTGAAGAAATTCTCATTGTTACTGGGCGCAACAAGCGCTCTATCGAAGACCATTTTGACTCTAATTACGAGTTAGAGCAAAACCTTACTGAAAAGGGTAAGGAAGACTTATTGGAAATGGTCCAATCCAGCACCTTACATAACATCCAGTTCAAACGCCAACACTATCCTAAGGGCCTGGGTGATGCCATCTTACAAGCTAAGTCCTTTGTAGGAAACGAACCTTTTCTCTTAACCCTGGGGGACAATATTATGGTTTCTGATAAGCCCGCCTCTAAGCAGGTCATGGAAATTGCTGACCGCTACCAAGCAACAGCAATCTTAACCCAAGCAGTCTCCAACCAGGAAGCTAAGCATTATGGGATTGTTGATGAAGCTAGTTCGCGGTCGGGGGATGTCTATGATATAAGCGGGCTAGTGGAGAAACCTACAGATCCAAATTATGACCCTGCTATGGCCATCTGTGGCCGTTATGTCTTAACCCCTGATATTTTTTCAGCGATTGAAGCGGTAGGCGTTAATCCTCAATCTGGAGAAATTGAACTCACTGACGCTTTAAATTTACTGGCTAAGGACCAAGCAGTCTTATCCACCCACTTCCATGGCCAATGGTATGAAGTGGGAGAACCCTTGGGACTTATCGAGGCTAGCATCCAATATGCCTTACACCACGAAGAAACCAGCCAAGGCCTCAATGATTATTTAAAGCAAGAAATCATCCCCCGCTTAAAAGCGGAAAAATAA